In one Echinicola marina genomic region, the following are encoded:
- a CDS encoding PAS domain S-box protein, with amino-acid sequence MNYLETELKDLLKNDDTIFGFIKASALDGMWYWDLEKPENEWMDNRFWTTLGYEPDSFPKQALIWKNFIFKEDLDQIDKSLHRHLDDSNSPYDQIVRFLHKDGHTVWLRCWGKVIRDESGKPIRMFGAHIDLTELKTKEQILEHCNTVASIGHWQLNLETLKLNLGKVAKKILQIEPDLSPGLKTCLDKLENRNDRLLIINSSKEALKENVSFELELPILYQDGSTHWIKLIGIPQTGNDKILGFYGTIQDINEQKIQNLKLTKEREKLNNVIKGTNVGTWEWNVQTGEAICNKRSAEIIGYTLEELAPISIKTLESFIHPDDFKKQQKKLKKYFSGKRDFYKCEYRVRHKDGHWLWILDKGKAFSWTADDRPLQMFGTHQDITSSKQLTENQGLFIKHAPSALAMVDLDFKYIGTSQKWLQSFHIEKDDMNHLSLLDTFPETKEKLKEIREYCTKGLNHSEEAYKISKEGKVQWLRWEASPWINDHGKVGGFIMSAEDITQQKINEEKLKISELSFLRNFSNAAIGMALVSLEGYWLKVNKKLCQMIGYTTEELLKLTFAEITHPDDLETDLAFCEELLAGKRENYQMEKRYYHKNGDIVNIILAVSLLRGINNKPMYFISQIIDITELKQAQQKIQSLLNTTQEQNSRLQNFAHIVSHNLKSHSGNIDFMIDIVLDEKPDLKDLPTIAHLKQASKNLSETIYHLNEVALINTSVKENLKCISVHEAIHKGIENVSALAQSAQVNIINKIEAGHEILGLPAYLDSIILNFLTNGIRYRSNGKADKLEISSQEQGNYIVIKFEDNGLGMDLQRNGKELFGMYKTFHRHPESRGIGLFITKSQVDALGGKIEVTSEVNKGTMFKVYFQKCK; translated from the coding sequence ATGAATTATTTAGAGACAGAGCTTAAGGATTTACTTAAAAATGATGATACCATTTTCGGTTTTATTAAAGCATCCGCCTTAGATGGAATGTGGTATTGGGATCTAGAAAAACCGGAAAACGAATGGATGGACAACAGGTTTTGGACAACTTTAGGCTACGAACCGGACAGTTTTCCCAAGCAAGCCTTAATTTGGAAGAACTTTATTTTTAAGGAGGATCTAGATCAAATCGATAAAAGCCTCCACAGACATCTGGATGATTCCAATTCCCCCTATGACCAAATCGTCCGTTTCCTCCATAAAGATGGACATACCGTTTGGTTGAGGTGTTGGGGCAAGGTCATAAGGGATGAAAGCGGAAAGCCCATTAGAATGTTTGGTGCCCATATAGACCTCACGGAACTCAAAACAAAAGAGCAAATCCTTGAACATTGTAATACCGTAGCCTCCATTGGGCATTGGCAGTTAAATTTAGAAACGCTAAAACTGAACCTAGGTAAGGTAGCGAAGAAGATCCTACAGATTGAACCTGATTTAAGCCCTGGTTTAAAAACCTGTTTGGACAAACTGGAAAACAGAAATGACCGCCTTTTAATCATCAATAGCAGCAAGGAAGCTCTCAAGGAAAACGTCAGTTTTGAACTGGAACTGCCTATTCTTTATCAGGACGGATCCACCCACTGGATCAAGCTAATTGGAATTCCCCAAACAGGCAATGATAAAATATTGGGATTTTATGGGACCATTCAGGATATCAATGAACAAAAAATTCAAAACTTAAAACTCACCAAAGAAAGGGAAAAACTCAATAATGTCATCAAAGGTACCAATGTAGGCACCTGGGAATGGAATGTCCAAACTGGAGAGGCCATTTGCAATAAAAGGTCCGCCGAGATAATAGGCTATACTTTAGAGGAATTAGCCCCTATTTCCATCAAAACATTGGAAAGTTTTATTCACCCCGATGATTTTAAAAAGCAGCAAAAGAAACTGAAAAAATACTTTTCTGGAAAAAGGGACTTTTATAAGTGTGAATATAGGGTAAGACATAAGGACGGGCATTGGTTATGGATCTTGGACAAAGGCAAGGCCTTTTCTTGGACAGCTGATGACAGGCCCTTACAGATGTTTGGCACCCATCAGGACATCACCTCCAGCAAACAATTAACAGAAAATCAGGGGCTATTCATTAAACACGCCCCATCCGCCCTGGCCATGGTTGACCTTGATTTCAAATATATCGGCACCTCTCAAAAATGGCTGCAGAGCTTCCATATAGAAAAAGATGATATGAATCACCTCAGCCTCCTCGATACTTTTCCAGAAACCAAAGAGAAGCTAAAAGAAATCAGGGAATATTGCACCAAAGGATTAAACCACTCCGAGGAAGCCTATAAGATCAGCAAAGAGGGTAAGGTACAGTGGTTGAGATGGGAAGCAAGCCCCTGGATAAATGACCATGGAAAGGTCGGGGGATTCATCATGTCAGCAGAGGACATCACCCAACAAAAAATAAACGAAGAAAAACTCAAAATCAGTGAACTTTCATTTCTAAGAAACTTTTCCAACGCTGCGATAGGAATGGCACTGGTCAGCCTAGAGGGATACTGGCTGAAAGTCAATAAGAAATTATGCCAAATGATCGGCTATACCACCGAGGAGTTGCTTAAGCTCACCTTTGCCGAAATCACCCATCCAGATGACCTGGAGACCGATTTGGCTTTTTGCGAGGAGCTATTGGCTGGCAAAAGGGAAAACTATCAGATGGAAAAAAGGTATTACCATAAGAACGGCGACATCGTCAACATCATCTTGGCAGTATCCTTATTAAGAGGTATCAATAATAAGCCCATGTACTTTATTTCCCAGATCATTGATATTACAGAGCTAAAGCAAGCACAGCAAAAAATCCAAAGCCTCCTCAACACCACCCAAGAGCAAAACAGTAGGTTACAAAATTTCGCCCATATTGTCTCCCATAACCTTAAATCCCATTCAGGGAACATCGATTTTATGATCGATATTGTTTTGGACGAAAAACCGGATTTGAAAGATCTTCCTACCATCGCCCACTTAAAACAAGCCTCCAAAAACCTCTCAGAAACCATCTACCACCTCAACGAGGTTGCCTTGATCAATACTTCAGTAAAGGAAAACCTAAAATGTATATCTGTCCATGAGGCCATTCATAAGGGAATAGAAAATGTATCGGCCTTGGCCCAATCTGCCCAGGTCAATATCATTAACAAAATAGAAGCAGGTCATGAAATACTTGGTTTGCCAGCTTATCTGGACAGTATTATCCTGAATTTCCTGACCAATGGCATCAGGTACCGTTCTAATGGAAAAGCCGATAAACTGGAAATTAGCAGTCAAGAACAAGGAAATTATATCGTTATCAAATTTGAGGACAATGGATTGGGGATGGATTTGCAGCGCAATGGAAAAGAGCTCTTTGGCATGTACAAAACCTTCCACCGTCATCCAGAATCCAGGGGAATAGGGCTTTTTATCACCAAAAGTCAGGTCGATGCCCTGGGCGGAAAAATAGAAGTCACCAGTGAGGTCAACAAAGGCACAATGTTTAAGGTCTACTTTCAAAAATGTAAATAG
- the corA gene encoding magnesium/cobalt transporter CorA — MITPKIPLPSNPFKFVKKQKQEIGISPDELLFRGIRKSDKVHLRIIDFDDQQLEEKSIENIDEAFPLSDTATVTWLNIDGLHEAQIMDKIHKGLNLPKLVLSNVMDTQARPTVQDHENSLFISLKMLQRNPETDLITIENLSMVIMDHMLISFQEKKGDVFDPVRERIRMNRKRIRNSGTDYLAFTLLDIVIDNYIYNLGILGEKIEDLEDRLLVNQNKKTIDLINRYKRELNFMRKSIKPAKEMILALAKLDTDFIHEENEIYFRELQENISHASETSDNYREMLSDQLNIYHTTISSKLNDIMKFLTIFSVIFIPLTFIAGIYGTNFDVLPELHYRYSYYIMWLVMIVITIAMLVYFKKKKWF, encoded by the coding sequence ATGATTACACCTAAAATACCTTTACCTTCCAACCCATTTAAATTTGTCAAAAAGCAAAAGCAGGAAATCGGCATTTCCCCAGATGAGCTTTTGTTCAGGGGGATAAGAAAATCAGATAAAGTTCATTTAAGGATCATTGATTTTGATGACCAACAATTAGAAGAAAAGTCCATTGAAAACATTGATGAGGCATTTCCCCTCAGCGATACCGCTACGGTGACCTGGCTCAATATAGACGGGCTGCATGAGGCTCAAATCATGGACAAAATCCATAAAGGGCTAAATCTACCCAAACTTGTGCTTTCCAATGTTATGGACACCCAAGCTCGCCCCACAGTCCAAGACCACGAAAACAGCTTGTTTATCTCCCTCAAAATGCTGCAACGTAATCCTGAAACCGATCTGATAACCATTGAAAATCTGAGTATGGTGATTATGGATCATATGTTGATTTCTTTTCAGGAAAAAAAGGGAGATGTATTTGACCCTGTCCGTGAGCGGATTCGAATGAACAGAAAGCGCATCAGAAATTCAGGAACAGATTATCTGGCCTTTACGCTATTGGATATCGTCATAGATAACTATATCTATAACTTGGGCATATTAGGAGAGAAAATAGAAGATCTGGAAGATCGCCTGCTCGTCAACCAAAACAAAAAGACCATCGACCTGATCAATCGCTACAAGCGGGAATTGAACTTTATGAGAAAAAGCATCAAGCCCGCCAAAGAGATGATCTTAGCCCTTGCAAAACTGGATACGGACTTTATCCATGAGGAAAATGAAATCTATTTCAGGGAGCTCCAAGAAAATATCAGCCATGCCAGCGAAACCTCGGACAATTACAGGGAAATGCTATCTGACCAGCTGAATATTTATCACACCACCATCAGCTCCAAGCTTAACGATATCATGAAGTTCCTGACCATTTTCTCTGTTATTTTTATTCCCTTAACATTTATAGCAGGGATATATGGGACCAACTTTGACGTACTTCCAGAACTGCATTACCGCTACAGCTATTATATCATGTGGCTGGTAATGATTGTGATCACCATCGCCATGTTGGTTTATTTCAAAAAGAAAAAATGGTTTTAG